The following proteins are co-located in the Neisseria sp. Marseille-Q6792 genome:
- the cas9 gene encoding type II CRISPR RNA-guided endonuclease Cas9 (Cas9, originally named Csn1, is the large, multifunctional signature protein of type II CRISPR/Cas systems. It is well known even to general audiences because its RNA-guided endonuclease activity has made it a popular tool for custom editing of eukaryotic genomes.), which yields MAAFKPNPINYILGLDIGIASVGWAMVEIDEEENPIRLIDLGVRVFERAEVPKTGDSLAAARRLARSVRRLTRRRAHRLLRARRLLKREGVLQAADFDENGLIKSLPNTPWQLRAAALDRKLTPLEWSAVLLHLIKHRGYLSQRKNEGETADKELGALLKGVADNAHALQTGDFRTPAELALNKFEKESGHIRNQRGDYSHTFSRKDLQAELNLLFEKQKEFGNPHVSDGLKEGIETLLMTQRPALSGDAIQKMLGHCTFEPTEPKAAKNTYTAERFIWLTKLNNLRILEQGSERPLTDTERAILINQPYKKKLTYAQARKLLGLEDTAFFKSLRYGKDNAESATLMEMKAYHAISRALEKEGLKDKKSPLNLSPELQDEIGTALSLFKTDEDITGRLKDRVQPEILEALLKHISFDKFVQISLKALRQIVPLMEQGDDYDTAWRKVYPPPQPVNKEPVLPPIPADEIRNPVVLRALSQARKLINAVVRRYGSPARIHIETAREVGKSFKDRKEIEKRQEENRKDREKAAAEFQEYFPNFVGEPKSKDILKLRLYRQQNCKCLYSGKEIDLGRLNEKGYVEIDHALPFSRTWDDSFNNKVLVLGSENQNKGNQTPYEYFNGKDNSREWQEFKARVETSRFPRSKKQRILLQKFDEDGFKERNLNDTRYVNRFLCQFVADHMLLTGKGKRRVFASNGQITNLLRGFWGLRKVRAENDRHHALDAVVVACSTVAMQQKITRFVRYKEMNAFDGKTIDKETGEVLHQKAHFPQPWEFFAQEVMIRVFGKPDGKPEFEEADTPEKLRTLLAEKLSSRPEAVHEYVTPLFVSRAPNRKMSGQGHMETVKSAKRLDEGVSVLRVPLTQLKLKDLEKMVNREREPKLYEALKARLEAHKDDPAKAFAEPFYKYDKAGNRTQQVKAVRIEQVQKTGVWVRNHNGIADNATMVRVDVFEKGGKYYLVPIYSWQVAKGILPDRAVVQGKDEEDWTVMDDSFEFKFVLYANDLIKVQLKKDSFFGYFIGLDRATGQISLRHHDLDKSKGKDGIYRIGVKTALSFQKYQIDELGKEIRPCRLKKRPPVR from the coding sequence ATGGCTGCCTTCAAACCTAATCCAATCAACTACATCCTCGGCCTCGATATCGGCATCGCATCCGTCGGCTGGGCGATGGTAGAAATTGACGAAGAAGAAAACCCCATCCGCCTGATTGATTTGGGCGTGCGCGTATTTGAGCGTGCAGAAGTACCGAAAACAGGCGACTCTCTCGCAGCGGCAAGACGCTTGGCACGCAGTGTTCGCCGCCTGACCCGCCGTCGCGCCCACCGCCTGCTTCGGGCACGCCGCCTATTGAAACGCGAAGGTGTATTACAAGCCGCCGATTTTGATGAAAACGGCTTGATCAAATCCTTGCCGAATACACCATGGCAACTTCGCGCAGCCGCATTAGACCGCAAACTGACGCCTTTGGAGTGGTCAGCAGTCTTGTTGCATTTAATCAAACATCGCGGCTATTTGTCGCAAAGAAAAAACGAGGGCGAAACTGCCGACAAGGAACTTGGCGCTTTACTCAAAGGCGTAGCCGACAATGCCCATGCCTTACAAACAGGCGATTTCCGCACACCGGCTGAATTGGCTTTAAATAAATTTGAGAAAGAAAGCGGCCATATCCGCAACCAGCGTGGCGATTATTCGCATACGTTCAGCCGCAAAGATTTGCAGGCAGAGCTGAATTTACTGTTTGAAAAACAGAAAGAATTCGGCAATCCGCATGTTTCAGACGGCCTTAAAGAAGGTATCGAAACCCTGCTGATGACGCAACGCCCTGCTTTGTCCGGCGATGCCATTCAAAAAATGTTGGGGCATTGCACCTTCGAACCGACAGAGCCGAAAGCCGCTAAAAACACCTACACAGCCGAACGTTTCATCTGGCTGACCAAGCTGAACAACCTGCGTATTTTAGAGCAAGGCAGCGAGCGGCCATTGACCGATACCGAACGCGCCATACTTATAAATCAGCCGTATAAAAAGAAACTGACTTACGCACAAGCCCGTAAGCTGTTGGGTTTAGAAGATACCGCCTTTTTCAAAAGCTTGCGTTACGGTAAAGACAATGCCGAATCTGCAACACTGATGGAAATGAAGGCTTACCACGCCATCAGCCGTGCGCTGGAAAAAGAAGGTTTGAAAGACAAAAAATCCCCATTAAACCTTTCTCCCGAATTACAAGATGAAATCGGCACGGCACTCTCCCTATTTAAAACCGATGAAGACATTACAGGCCGTCTGAAAGACCGTGTACAGCCCGAAATCTTAGAAGCGCTGTTGAAACACATCAGCTTCGACAAGTTCGTCCAAATTTCTTTGAAAGCGTTACGCCAAATTGTGCCGTTGATGGAACAAGGTGATGACTACGATACTGCTTGGAGAAAAGTTTATCCTCCTCCGCAGCCAGTTAACAAAGAACCTGTTCTACCACCCATTCCCGCCGACGAAATCCGCAACCCAGTCGTCTTGCGCGCCTTATCCCAAGCCAGAAAACTCATTAACGCCGTTGTACGCCGTTACGGCTCCCCTGCGCGTATCCATATTGAAACGGCAAGGGAAGTAGGCAAATCGTTTAAAGACCGCAAAGAAATCGAAAAACGCCAAGAAGAAAACCGTAAAGACCGGGAAAAAGCTGCTGCTGAATTTCAAGAATATTTCCCCAATTTTGTCGGCGAACCCAAATCCAAAGATATTTTGAAACTACGTCTATACCGACAACAAAACTGTAAATGCCTGTATTCGGGCAAAGAAATCGACTTAGGCCGTCTGAACGAAAAAGGCTATGTAGAGATCGACCATGCCCTGCCGTTCTCGCGCACATGGGACGACAGTTTCAACAATAAAGTGCTGGTATTGGGCAGCGAAAACCAAAACAAAGGCAATCAAACCCCTTACGAATACTTCAACGGCAAAGACAACAGCCGTGAATGGCAGGAATTTAAAGCGCGTGTTGAAACCAGCCGTTTTCCTCGCAGTAAAAAACAACGGATTCTGCTGCAAAAATTCGACGAAGACGGCTTTAAAGAACGCAATCTGAACGATACGCGCTACGTCAATCGTTTCCTGTGCCAATTTGTTGCCGACCATATGCTGCTGACAGGCAAAGGAAAAAGACGTGTCTTTGCATCCAATGGACAAATTACCAATCTGTTGCGCGGCTTTTGGGGATTACGCAAAGTGCGTGCGGAAAACGACCGCCATCACGCCTTGGACGCCGTCGTCGTTGCCTGCTCGACCGTTGCCATGCAGCAGAAAATTACCCGTTTTGTACGCTATAAAGAGATGAACGCGTTTGACGGTAAAACCATAGACAAAGAAACAGGAGAAGTGCTGCATCAAAAAGCACACTTCCCGCAACCTTGGGAATTTTTCGCACAAGAAGTCATGATTCGCGTCTTCGGCAAACCGGACGGCAAACCAGAATTTGAAGAAGCGGATACCCCCGAAAAACTGCGTACCTTGCTCGCAGAAAAATTATCATCTCGTCCCGAAGCCGTACATGAATACGTTACACCACTGTTTGTTTCACGCGCGCCCAATCGGAAGATGAGCGGGCAAGGCCATATGGAGACCGTCAAATCCGCCAAACGACTGGACGAAGGCGTCAGCGTGTTGCGCGTACCGTTGACACAGTTAAAACTGAAAGACTTGGAAAAAATGGTCAATCGGGAGCGCGAACCTAAGCTATACGAAGCACTGAAAGCACGTTTGGAAGCACATAAAGACGACCCTGCCAAAGCCTTTGCCGAGCCATTTTACAAATACGATAAAGCAGGCAACCGCACCCAACAGGTAAAAGCCGTACGCATAGAGCAAGTACAGAAAACCGGCGTATGGGTGCGCAACCATAACGGTATTGCCGACAACGCAACCATGGTGCGCGTAGATGTGTTTGAGAAAGGCGGCAAGTATTATCTGGTCCCGATTTACAGTTGGCAGGTCGCAAAAGGGATTTTGCCGGATAGGGCTGTTGTACAAGGAAAAGATGAAGAAGATTGGACGGTAATGGATGATAGTTTTGAGTTTAAGTTTGTACTTTATGCCAATGATTTGATTAAAGTTCAGCTTAAAAAAGATTCTTTCTTTGGTTATTTTATTGGACTTGACCGCGCCACAGGACAAATTTCTCTTCGACATCATGATTTAGACAAATCAAAAGGTAAAGACGGTATATATCGAATCGGTGTCAAAACCGCCCTTTCATTCCAAAAATACCAAATTGACGAACTGGGCAAAGAAATCAGACCATGCCGTCTGAAAAAACGCCCACCTGTCCGTTAA
- the dnaE gene encoding DNA polymerase III subunit alpha translates to MTEPTYIPLRLHTEFSITDGMVRIKKLITKAQEYGLPALGISDLMNEFGLVKFYKACRSAGIKPIGAADVWIGNPNAPDKPFRAMLIIRNDAGYLRLSELLTAAYVGKDRNVHHAELNPEWLENGDNSGLICLSGAHYGEVGVNLLNGNEDAARTAALKYAAWFPDAFYLELQRLPERPEWEACVSGSVKLAEELGLPVVATHPTQFMNRDDFNAHEARVCIAGGWVLTDKKRPRDFTPGQFFIPPETMLERFADLPEALENTVEIAKRCNLHITLGKNFLPLFPTPDGLSLDDYLIKLSNEGLQERMVQLYPDEAERAAKMPEYQERLDFELNIIIQMKFPGYFLIVQDFINWAKTHGCPVGPGRGSGAGSLVAYSLKITDLDPLKYALLFERFLNPERVSMPDFDVDFCQANRGRVIEYVREKYGAEAVSQIVTFGTMSSKAVIRDVGRVLELPFMLCDKLSKLIPLEANKPLGLDDAMKAEPQIQELIEAEEADELITLAKKLEDLTRGLGMHAGGVLIAPGKISDYSPVYQADESASPVSMYDKGDVEDVGLVKFDFLGLRNLTIIEMAQNNIKNTTGDIVDVGKIPLDDQAAYQIFRDANTTAVFQFESTGMKKMLKTAHTTKFEELIAFVSLYRPGPMDNIPDFVARMKGQEFQYIHPLLEGILAPTYGIMVYQEQVMQAAQIIGGYSLGGADLLRRAMGKKKPEEMVKHREIFAEGAAKQGILREKSDEIFNYMEKFAGYGFNKSHAAAYALISYQTAWLKAHYPAEFMAATMSSELDNTDQLKHFYDDCRANGIEFLPPDINESDYCFTPYPNMKIRYALGAIKGTGEAAVESIIAARQSGGKFTGLLDFCERVGKEHMNRRTLEALIRGGAFDSIEPNRAMLLANIDLAMNNADQKAANANQGGLFDMMEDAIEPVRLVDAPMWSESEKLAEEKTVIGFYLSGHPFGPYAQEVRQIAPTKLGCLKPQDSVRLAGFVTAVRTMMGKRGKIAFVSLEDLSGQVEIMIGGQTLENCADCLKTDQVLIIESKVSRDDYGGGDGLRIMANQVMTLQTARERYARSLSLALAPHHDIGGLVQLLAAHQLPDTPRIPLQLSYANGKASGRLQVPPKWTVTPSSALFGELETLLGSRSVRVNW, encoded by the coding sequence ATGACCGAGCCGACCTACATCCCCCTGCGCCTGCATACCGAATTCTCAATTACCGACGGTATGGTGCGGATTAAAAAACTGATTACCAAAGCGCAGGAATACGGTTTGCCTGCTTTGGGCATCAGCGATTTGATGAACGAATTCGGCTTGGTGAAATTCTATAAAGCCTGCCGCAGCGCGGGGATTAAACCCATCGGCGCGGCGGACGTGTGGATAGGCAATCCGAATGCGCCTGACAAGCCGTTCCGCGCTATGCTGATTATCCGCAACGATGCGGGCTATCTGCGTTTGAGCGAGCTTTTGACGGCGGCCTATGTCGGCAAAGACCGTAATGTCCATCATGCGGAACTCAATCCCGAATGGCTGGAAAACGGCGACAACAGCGGCTTGATTTGTTTGAGCGGCGCGCATTACGGCGAAGTGGGCGTGAATCTGTTGAACGGCAATGAAGACGCGGCGCGTACGGCGGCGTTGAAGTATGCGGCGTGGTTCCCCGATGCGTTTTATTTAGAGCTGCAACGCCTGCCCGAACGCCCCGAATGGGAGGCTTGCGTTTCCGGCAGCGTGAAGCTGGCGGAGGAACTGGGTTTGCCGGTGGTGGCGACGCATCCGACGCAGTTTATGAACCGCGACGATTTCAACGCGCACGAGGCGCGGGTGTGCATCGCGGGCGGCTGGGTATTGACGGACAAGAAACGTCCGCGCGATTTCACGCCGGGCCAGTTTTTCATTCCGCCGGAAACGATGCTGGAGCGTTTCGCCGATTTGCCCGAGGCCTTGGAAAACACGGTGGAAATCGCCAAACGCTGCAACCTGCACATCACATTGGGCAAAAACTTCCTGCCCCTTTTCCCCACGCCCGACGGTTTATCACTCGATGACTATCTCATCAAACTCTCCAACGAGGGCTTGCAGGAACGCATGGTTCAGCTTTATCCCGACGAGGCGGAGCGTGCGGCAAAAATGCCGGAATATCAGGAGCGGCTGGATTTTGAGCTGAACATCATCATCCAGATGAAATTCCCCGGCTATTTCCTTATCGTACAAGACTTTATCAACTGGGCGAAAACGCACGGCTGTCCGGTAGGGCCGGGCCGTGGTTCGGGCGCGGGTTCGCTGGTGGCGTATTCGCTGAAGATTACCGACCTTGATCCGCTCAAATACGCGCTGCTGTTCGAGCGTTTCCTAAACCCCGAACGCGTTTCTATGCCCGACTTCGACGTGGACTTCTGTCAGGCAAACCGCGGCCGCGTGATTGAATATGTGCGCGAGAAATACGGTGCGGAGGCGGTCAGCCAGATTGTTACCTTCGGCACGATGTCGTCCAAAGCGGTCATCCGCGACGTGGGGCGCGTGCTGGAACTGCCGTTTATGCTGTGCGACAAACTGTCCAAGCTGATTCCGTTGGAAGCCAACAAACCTCTGGGTTTGGACGACGCGATGAAGGCGGAGCCGCAGATTCAGGAATTAATCGAAGCGGAAGAAGCGGACGAACTGATTACGCTGGCGAAAAAGCTGGAAGACCTGACGCGCGGTTTGGGTATGCACGCGGGCGGCGTGTTGATTGCGCCGGGCAAGATTTCCGATTACAGCCCCGTGTATCAGGCGGACGAATCCGCCTCGCCCGTATCCATGTACGACAAAGGCGACGTGGAAGACGTGGGTTTGGTGAAATTCGACTTTTTGGGTCTGCGCAACCTGACCATTATCGAAATGGCGCAGAACAACATCAAAAACACCACCGGCGATATCGTCGATGTCGGTAAGATTCCGCTTGATGACCAAGCCGCCTACCAAATCTTCCGCGATGCGAACACCACCGCCGTATTCCAGTTCGAGTCAACCGGCATGAAAAAAATGCTGAAAACGGCGCACACCACCAAGTTTGAGGAACTCATCGCCTTCGTATCGCTCTACCGCCCCGGTCCGATGGACAACATCCCCGACTTCGTCGCGCGTATGAAGGGACAGGAATTCCAATACATCCATCCGCTGCTCGAAGGCATCCTCGCGCCGACCTACGGCATTATGGTGTATCAGGAACAAGTGATGCAGGCGGCACAGATTATCGGCGGCTACTCGCTCGGCGGCGCGGACCTGCTGCGCCGCGCGATGGGTAAGAAAAAGCCCGAAGAAATGGTGAAACACCGCGAAATCTTTGCCGAAGGCGCAGCGAAACAAGGCATTTTGCGCGAAAAATCCGACGAAATTTTCAACTACATGGAAAAATTCGCCGGCTACGGTTTCAACAAATCCCACGCCGCAGCCTACGCCCTGATTTCCTACCAGACCGCATGGCTCAAAGCCCACTACCCCGCCGAATTTATGGCGGCAACCATGTCGTCTGAATTGGACAACACCGACCAGCTCAAGCATTTCTACGACGACTGCCGTGCCAACGGTATCGAGTTCCTGCCGCCCGACATCAACGAATCCGACTACTGCTTCACGCCGTATCCGAACATGAAAATCCGCTACGCACTCGGCGCGATTAAAGGCACGGGCGAAGCAGCCGTCGAATCCATCATCGCCGCGCGGCAAAGCGGCGGCAAGTTTACCGGTCTCTTGGACTTCTGCGAGCGCGTCGGCAAAGAACACATGAACCGCCGCACCCTCGAAGCCCTAATACGCGGCGGCGCGTTCGACAGCATCGAACCCAACCGCGCCATGCTCTTGGCGAACATCGACCTTGCCATGAACAACGCCGACCAAAAAGCCGCCAACGCCAATCAGGGCGGGCTTTTCGATATGATGGAAGACGCCATCGAACCGGTGCGGCTCGTCGACGCGCCGATGTGGAGCGAATCGGAAAAACTTGCCGAAGAAAAAACCGTCATCGGCTTTTACCTGTCCGGCCACCCGTTCGGCCCGTATGCCCAAGAAGTCCGCCAAATCGCACCGACCAAATTAGGCTGTCTGAAACCGCAAGACAGCGTGCGCCTCGCCGGATTCGTGACCGCCGTGCGCACCATGATGGGCAAACGCGGCAAAATCGCCTTCGTCAGCCTCGAAGATTTGAGCGGGCAGGTTGAAATCATGATCGGCGGTCAGACGCTGGAAAACTGCGCCGACTGCCTCAAAACCGACCAAGTGCTGATTATCGAATCCAAAGTCAGCCGCGACGACTACGGCGGCGGCGACGGGTTGCGCATCATGGCAAACCAAGTCATGACCCTGCAAACGGCGCGCGAACGCTACGCCCGCAGCCTCAGTCTCGCCCTCGCCCCGCATCACGACATCGGCGGACTGGTACAACTGCTCGCCGCCCACCAACTGCCCGACACGCCGCGCATCCCGCTGCAACTGTCGTATGCCAACGGAAAAGCGTCGGGCAGGCTTCAAGTGCCGCCGAAATGGACGGTTACACCGAGTTCCGCATTGTTCGGCGAACTGGAAACATTGCTCGGCAGCCGGTCGGTGCGCGTGAATTGGTAA
- a CDS encoding RNA-binding S4 domain-containing protein — protein MQPAVGQDFFDRMAAYGVSDGIFTEQAVRIHRWFCGNFGYGGGRCYNNALFLQGNIMEATVYLEDNEYIALCDLLKLAGLAESGGQAKALIAEGLVLRNGETETRKTAKIRGGEVIEFDGARLEIADGYDPEA, from the coding sequence TTGCAGCCTGCTGTTGGGCAGGATTTCTTTGATCGGATGGCGGCATACGGGGTTTCAGACGGCATTTTTACGGAACAGGCGGTGCGGATACATCGCTGGTTTTGCGGTAATTTTGGGTACGGCGGCGGCAGGTGCTACAATAACGCCCTCTTTCTGCAAGGGAACATTATGGAAGCCACTGTCTATCTCGAAGACAATGAATACATCGCCTTGTGCGACCTCTTGAAATTGGCCGGACTTGCCGAAAGCGGCGGACAGGCGAAGGCGTTGATTGCCGAAGGGCTGGTGTTGCGCAACGGCGAAACCGAAACCCGTAAAACCGCCAAAATACGCGGCGGCGAAGTCATCGAGTTTGACGGCGCGCGCTTGGAAATCGCCGATGGATACGACCCTGAAGCATAA
- a CDS encoding oxidoreductase-like domain-containing protein: MDTTLKHKAEALLGEPLLDEPVRPESWECCGSDCGEACIQTIYWADKARYDAQRRKLKEAGWSDDAV, from the coding sequence ATGGATACGACCCTGAAGCATAAAGCCGAAGCCCTTTTGGGCGAGCCGCTTTTAGACGAACCCGTCCGCCCCGAGTCGTGGGAATGCTGCGGCAGCGACTGCGGCGAGGCGTGCATTCAGACGATTTATTGGGCGGACAAGGCACGCTACGACGCGCAACGGCGGAAATTGAAAGAAGCGGGTTGGTCGGACGATGCCGTCTGA
- a CDS encoding PHP domain-containing protein, whose amino-acid sequence MIDLHCHSTVSDGMLSPAEVVRLAHQNGCTLLALTDHDHTGGIAEARAEADRLGLRLINGVEISVTWRGRTIHVVGLDFDEQDENLQNLLVQVRQGRLKRLEAIAAKLEKKGIGGAYDGALELAANKEMVSRTHVAEFLIKNGYVKNKQQAFIKYLGDGKSCAVRHEWATLEDCVSAVNGSGGMAVIAHPMRYDLSATAKRNLFEEFKSLGGAGIEVHSGNCCKNDRLNYAFLAERFGLLASAGSDFHRLNDFSGGILGACPELPENCRPVWAHFSRH is encoded by the coding sequence ATGATAGACCTGCACTGCCATTCCACCGTTTCCGACGGTATGCTCTCCCCCGCCGAAGTCGTGCGCCTCGCGCATCAAAACGGCTGCACGCTGCTGGCGTTGACCGACCACGACCACACGGGCGGCATCGCCGAAGCGCGCGCCGAAGCCGACAGGCTCGGTTTGCGCCTGATTAACGGCGTGGAAATTTCCGTAACGTGGCGCGGGCGTACCATACACGTTGTCGGTTTGGATTTCGACGAGCAGGACGAAAACCTGCAAAACCTGTTGGTGCAAGTGCGGCAAGGCCGTCTGAAACGTCTTGAAGCCATCGCCGCCAAGCTCGAAAAGAAAGGCATCGGCGGCGCATACGACGGCGCGCTGGAGTTGGCGGCAAACAAAGAAATGGTCAGCCGCACCCACGTCGCCGAGTTCCTCATCAAAAACGGATACGTCAAAAACAAGCAGCAGGCGTTCATCAAATACTTGGGCGACGGCAAATCCTGCGCCGTCCGACACGAATGGGCGACGCTGGAAGACTGCGTCTCCGCCGTCAACGGCTCGGGCGGCATGGCAGTCATCGCCCACCCCATGCGCTACGATTTGTCCGCCACCGCCAAGCGCAATCTGTTTGAAGAATTTAAAAGCCTCGGCGGCGCAGGCATCGAAGTCCACAGCGGCAACTGCTGCAAAAACGACCGCCTCAACTACGCATTTTTGGCAGAACGCTTCGGATTGTTGGCAAGCGCGGGCAGCGACTTCCACCGTTTAAACGACTTCAGCGGCGGCATCCTCGGCGCATGTCCCGAATTGCCGGAAAACTGCAGGCCGGTGTGGGCGCATTTCTCCCGACATTGA
- a CDS encoding valine--pyruvate transaminase, with protein sequence MQFSAFGEKFTQHSGILQLMDDLGDALKSDKPVNMLGGGNPARIPEIDRAFTDIFSKLAAEHAVENIGNYSNPQGDATLIDALTAFLNREYGWNLTADNIALTNGSQNAFFYLFNLFGGKFNLSDGTSAEKAILLPLAPEYIGYADVHVEGQHFVSVKPKIENVEHESEAGFFKYRVDFDALENLPELKAGKIGAICCSRPTNPTGNVLTDGEMARLDALACEHGIPLIIDNAYGMPFPNIIYSDVTLNWHENIILCFSLSKVGLPGVRTGIIVAAPEVVKAVSSLNAIVNLAPTRFGAAIAAPLLESGEMKRLADQVIRPFYRNQAQTAVSLLKRELGAYPMKIHKPEGAIFLWLWFENLPVSSQTLYEMLKAEGTLIIPGEHFFVGIDTRDYPHAGECIRMSIAQDAQTLEKGIAAIGKTVRKLYDNI encoded by the coding sequence ATGCAGTTTTCAGCATTCGGCGAAAAATTCACGCAACACAGCGGCATCCTCCAACTGATGGACGACCTCGGCGACGCGCTCAAAAGCGACAAGCCCGTCAACATGCTCGGCGGCGGCAACCCGGCGCGCATTCCGGAAATCGATCGGGCGTTTACCGACATATTCTCCAAACTGGCGGCGGAACACGCCGTCGAAAACATCGGCAACTACTCCAATCCCCAAGGCGATGCCACGCTAATTGACGCGCTGACCGCCTTCCTCAACCGCGAATACGGCTGGAACCTGACCGCCGACAATATCGCGCTGACCAACGGTTCGCAAAACGCGTTTTTCTATTTATTCAACCTCTTCGGCGGCAAATTCAACCTTTCAGACGGCACATCCGCAGAAAAAGCCATTTTGTTGCCGCTCGCGCCCGAATACATCGGCTATGCCGACGTGCATGTCGAAGGGCAGCACTTCGTTTCCGTCAAGCCCAAAATCGAAAACGTCGAACACGAAAGCGAAGCAGGCTTCTTCAAATACCGCGTGGACTTTGACGCACTGGAAAACCTGCCCGAACTCAAAGCGGGCAAAATCGGTGCGATTTGCTGTTCGCGCCCGACCAACCCGACCGGCAATGTGTTGACCGACGGCGAAATGGCGCGTTTGGACGCTTTGGCGTGTGAACATGGGATTCCGCTGATTATCGACAACGCCTACGGAATGCCGTTCCCCAACATCATTTACAGCGACGTGACGCTGAATTGGCACGAAAACATCATCCTCTGCTTCAGCCTGTCCAAAGTCGGCCTGCCGGGCGTTCGCACCGGCATCATCGTCGCCGCGCCCGAAGTCGTCAAAGCCGTCAGCAGCCTGAATGCGATTGTGAACCTTGCCCCCACGCGCTTCGGCGCGGCCATCGCCGCCCCGCTGCTGGAAAGCGGCGAGATGAAACGGCTTGCCGACCAAGTTATCCGACCGTTTTACCGTAATCAGGCACAAACCGCCGTCTCGCTGCTCAAGCGGGAGCTGGGCGCGTACCCGATGAAAATCCACAAACCCGAAGGCGCGATTTTCCTGTGGCTCTGGTTTGAAAACCTGCCCGTTTCGTCGCAAACCTTGTACGAAATGCTCAAAGCCGAAGGCACGCTGATTATTCCGGGCGAGCATTTCTTCGTCGGCATCGACACGCGGGATTATCCGCACGCGGGCGAGTGCATCCGTATGAGCATCGCGCAGGACGCTCAAACGCTGGAAAAAGGCATTGCCGCCATCGGTAAAACCGTCCGAAAACTGTACGACAACATTTAA